The Apodemus sylvaticus chromosome 22, mApoSyl1.1, whole genome shotgun sequence genome includes a region encoding these proteins:
- the Azgp1 gene encoding zinc-alpha-2-glycoprotein, translated as MVPVLLSLPLLLGPAVFQETGSYSLNFLYTGLSRPSKGFPRFQATAFLNDQAFFHYNSNSGKAEPVGPWSQVEGMEDWEKESQLQRAREEIFLTTLKDIMDYYKDSTGSHTFQGMFGCEITNNRSSGAVWRYAYDGEDFIEFNKEIPAWIPLDPAAANTKLKWEAEKVYVERAKAYLEEECPEMLKRYLNYSRAYLDRTDPPTMIVTSRMAPGRNRIFRCLAYDFYPQRISLHWNRASKKLASEPERGVFPNGNGTYLSWVDVEVPPQNRNPFLCHIEHKGLSQSLSVQWDETRKVKAENNVVARPQ; from the exons ATGGTGCCTGTCCTGCTGTCCCTGCCTCTCCTTCTGGGCCCTGCAGTCTTTCAGGAGACTG ggTCTTATTCTCTGAACTTCCTCTACACCGGGTTGTCCAGGCCCAGCAAAGGCTTTCCGAGGTTTCAAGCCACCGCGTTTCTCAATGATCAGGCCTTCTTCCACTATAACAGCAACAGCGGGAAGGCGGAGCCCGTGGGACCATGGAGCCAGGTGGAAGGAATGGAGGACTGGGAGAAGGAAAGCCAGCTTCAGAGGGCCAGGGAGGAGATCTTCCTCACGACCCTGAAAGACATCATGGACTATTACAAGGACAGTACAG GGTCTCACACCTTTCAGGGAATGTTTGGTTGCGAGATCACCAATAACAGAAGTAGTGGAGCAGTCTGGAGGTATGCCTACGACGGAGAGGATTTCATCGAATTCAACAAAGAAATCCCAGCCTGGATCCCCTTGGACCCAGCAGCTGCAAACACCAAGCTGAAGTGGGAGGCGGAAAAGGTCTACGTGGAGCGAGCCAAGGCATACCTAGAGGAGGAGTGTCCTGAGATGCTGAAGCGGTACCTGAACTACAGCAGAGCCTACCTGGACCGAACAG ATCCTCCCACGATGATAGTCACCAGCCGCATGGCCCCAGGAAGAAACAGGATATTCAGATGTCTGGCCTATGACTTCTATCCACAAAGAATTAGTCTGCACTGGAACCGGGCCAGCAAGAAGCTGGCATCGGAACCGGAAAGAGGTGTTTTTCCCAATGGAAATGGCACGTACCTCTCCTGGGTGGACGTGGAAGTCCCCCCACAGAACAGAAACCCCTTCTTATGCCACATAGAACACAAGGGGCTGTCCCAGTCTCTCTCAGTGCAATGGGATGAGACAAGAAAAGTTAAGGCTGAAAATAACGTTGTAGCTCGGCCTCAGTAA